In Sphaeramia orbicularis chromosome 12, fSphaOr1.1, whole genome shotgun sequence, the following proteins share a genomic window:
- the LOC115430251 gene encoding transcription termination factor 2, mitochondrial-like, which produces MFRATTATLCQRMRILQPPSVSLSKVTSTNNRKENQHTVDSLYNLSVDIQKVRKFKSWVLSETSAYVSETADLLRDMGADVAVIATILENHPEAVLCRPQDVAAQRDLWISVCPNKRELIGIIEKFPASFFMLTHHDNQRANITYLQSLRLNKRIIGKLMASAPQSFSRPVERNKEVIHTLREIYLDLGGNEGNLRIWLQKLLSQNPYILLRPAEAWRDSLGFLREQGFTTEELLSLVSNLRASIAELQPDAMRHALAYIEDALDCSKDELKQIVISCPAILHFSLPTLVGRFQGLMDMGLTTVQVKETPNVLELTTNIVLYRIQKLASYGYDVRCGSLDVIVGTKKDFEMTYGRLHLRQLRPLFNPVAPLRSAEE; this is translated from the coding sequence ATGTTTCGTGCCACCACTGCCACCCTGTGTCAGAGGATGAGGATCCTTCAGCCTCCCTCAGTGTCCTTGTCTAAAGTGACCTCTACCAACAACAGAAAGGAAAACCAACACACAGTGGACTCCCTGTATAACTTGTCTGTAGACATCCAAAAAGTACGCAAGTTCAAGAGCTGGGTGTTGTCTGAGACATCAGCGTATGTTTCTGAAACTGCTGATCTGCTTAGAGACATGGGTGCAGATGTGGCAGTAATTGCCACCATTCTTGAAAACCACCCTGAGGCTGTTCTGTGTCGGCCACAGGATGTGGCTGCTCAGAGAGACCTGTGGATCTCTGTGTGTCCCAACAAGCGGGAGCTGATTGGCATCATTGAGAAGTTCCCAGCATCCTTCTTTATGTTAACTCACCATGACAACCAGCGTGCCAATATAACTTACCTTCAGAGTCTACGACTAAACAAACGGATAATTGGCAAACTGATGGCGAGTGCTCCTCAGAGCTTCAGTCGGCCTGTGGAGAGAAACAAGGAGGTCATCCACACTCTGAGGGAGATCTACCTGGACCTGGGTGGAAATGAGGGGAACCTGCGTATCTGGCTGCAGAAGCTCCTCAGTCAAAACCCTTACATCCTGCTGCGGCCGGCAGAGGCCTGGAGGGACAGTCTGGGCTTTTTGAGGGAGCAGGGCTTCACAACTGAGGAACTCCTCAGTCTGGTGTCCAACCTCAGAGCCTCCATTGCAGAGCTGCAGCCAGATGCCATGCGCCATGCACTGGCCTACATTGAGGATGCTCTAGACTGTTCCAAAGACGAACTCAAGCAAATTGTGATAAGCTGTCCTGCCATTCTGCACTTCTCCCTGCCCACCCTGGTTGGTCGGTTCCAGGGTTTAATGGATATGGGACTGACCACGGTGCAGGTGAAGGAAACACCGAACGTTCTGGAACTCACCACTAATATAGTGCTCTACCGCATCCAGAAGCTGGCTTCCTATGGATATGATGTACGCTGTGGCAGCCTGGATGTTATTGTGGGAACCAAGAAGGACTTTGAGATGACCTATGGCAGGTTGCACCTCAGACAGTTACGGCCACTCTTCAACCCAGTTGCTCCTCTCAGATCTGCAGAGGAGTGA